The nucleotide window GGGTGAGCTGCGCCGCGAGCTCATTGCCTGTTTGCGTCTGGCCCGCACCAAGCGCTGGCCCCGTTCACGTGGCGAAGACCGCCGCGGTCAGATCGCTGATCTCTTGAGCATCCATGTACGTCCCCCGCAGGTTGAGGATCGACTGTTCCCTGGTCACTGGGAAGGTGACTTGATCAAAGGAGCAGGCAACCTCAGTGCTGTGGGCACCCTGGTAGAGCGCAGCACCCGGCTCCTGATGTTGGTAAAGCTGCCGCATCCCAACCCAGCCACTGCAGCCCACGTGCTGCAAGCGTTTACGGACAAGCTCAACGGTATTGCCAAGCCTATGCGCCAAACACTGACTTATGACCGGGGGCGTGAGATGGCTCACCATGCGCAATTGACAGCCAACACCGGGGTTGCCGTGTATTTCTGTGATCCGCACAGTCCTTGGCAGCGTGGCACCAATGAGAACACCAACGGTTTGGTACGACAGTTCCTGCCAAAGGGGACAGACCTGTCGGGTTACAGCCAGGAGCAACTCGACGGGATTGCTGACTTGATGAATG belongs to Rhodoferax saidenbachensis and includes:
- a CDS encoding IS30 family transposase, producing the protein MKLNQEYKQLDYKERQTIAVCLELGLSIRAVARVLGRAPSTVSREINRNSGAGAYSCRFAQQRFVRRRRHSRPPPKLVAGNALFASVHALLQLRWSPQQIASRLATLHPHEAHQRVSHETIYNVIYAQPRGELRRELIACLRLARTKRWPRSRGEDRRGQIADLLSIHVRPPQVEDRLFPGHWEGDLIKGAGNLSAVGTLVERSTRLLMLVKLPHPNPATAAHVLQAFTDKLNGIAKPMRQTLTYDRGREMAHHAQLTANTGVAVYFCDPHSPWQRGTNENTNGLVRQFLPKGTDLSGYSQEQLDGIADLMNGRPRKTLGWLTPLEVYGQWLAKLEHSPDSIQ